In Helicobacter sp. MIT 05-5293, the DNA window AGGATAATCTTGCAGAATCTTAAAACTATCATTTGAAGCCTCTCGGATATGCACAATCAAAGGTTTGTCAAGCTTGATAGAAAGTTCGATTTGTGCTCGGAAGCATGATTCTTGACGAGACTTGATGTCTTGCACTGCTTGATGAAATTCCTGCTCACTGCGCCCTTGCTCGTGATAGTCTTTCAATGTCGGCAAACGATAATAATCCAACCCACATTCACCGATAGCAATACATTTTTGATCATTCGCAAAAGATTCTAAAACCTCTTTATCAAAACCCTCAACCTCATCAGGGTGGCAACCTGCCGCAAAGAAAATATCTTGATGAGAAGATGCGATTTGTTGCGCACTTGGCAAATCTTTCATATCCGCTCCGGGGATAATGATCTTTCGCACATTCTCCGCATAAGCCTTATTAATCACAGATTCTAAATCATGTTTAAATACCGCACTATCCAAATGACAATGCGTATCAATCATAAACCTAAAAATATCTCCCATAATGTAATTTCAACCTTTATTTTTATATGTAAATTTAAATATGATAGAATCTCAAGAATTAAAAAATGGGGATTCTATCATAAATATCTTTAATTTCAAGAAATAAGGAAACAGGAATGTTTAGCGGATTAGTTCGGCAAATAGCTCAAATCAAAAATTTCGCGCATCACACGCTTGAGGTCATAACGCCCTATCCCGCTCAAATTGGAGATTCTATCGCGATTAATGGTGTGTGCCTCACAGTCGTCAAAATACTCCCACAAACGCTTATTATGGAGCTTAGCGAACACACACAATCCACCATTGCAATACAAAACTTTCACAAAGGCGCATTTGTGCATTTAGAGCCTGCGCTCAAAGCAGACCAACGGCTTGATGGACATATCGTGCAAGGGCATATTGATGGCACAGGCGAGATTACCAAAATCACACATCATTCTTCACAAAGCGATTTTTGGATTCAAAGCACGGAGGAGATACTCTCCATGATGATTCCCAAAGGTTCAGTGTGTATTGATGGAATCAGCCTTACAATCACTGATGTGCAAGATCTTTCATTTAAACTCACAATCATTCCTCACACGCTCAAAACCACGCTTTTTAGAGACTATCATATCGGGCGAATTGTCAATATCGAGACTGATATTATCACGCGTAGCGTGGTCAATACAATCAAATCAATGATGCGTGAGCACAAAGGGAATCCACAAGATTCTCATCTGCATTGGGGTGCGATTGATGCGCTTCAAATGAGCTACTGAAAGGAGCAAAATGCCGCACAAAAAAGCTGTCGCTCTTGCGTATGATGCCCTTAATGACAACGCACCTAGAGTAGTCGCTAAGGGTCGTAATGAAATCGCTTTGCGCATCATCGCAAAAGCACAAGAATTTGGTGTGCCGATGTTTGCCAATCCCTTGCTTGTGCAGTCTCTCCTTGATGTCCCGCTTGATAGCTCTATCCCACCAGAGCTTTATAATGCTGTCGTAGAAGTCTTCGTATGGCTTTTAAAATGCGAACAATCTGCCCAACTTAGCAAAGAATAAACAATGAAACCTATCAAATCCTTATGGAGATATTATTACCAAACCTTTGGGGGGTTTTTCAAGAAAGAATGGGAGGGTTTCAAAAACGATAGATTCTCGTTTTTTCTTTGCACCCTTGCTCCAATTCTTATCGGTCTGTTTGTATGGGGTGTGTTTTCTCAAAGCTTAGTGAGAGAAATGCCTATTGGTATTGTAGATTTAGACCAAAGCCCACTAAGCCGAGAACTCGCACAGAATCTCGATGCTATCCCTGCTGTGAAAATCACCAAAACCTACACAAGCCTAGCAGAAGCAAAAGAAGATTTAAGTATGGTGAGAATCTATGCCGTTGTCGTCTTCCCGCATCATTTGCAATCAAACACCAAAAAGCATATTCTTACTTCAATACCGATTTATTATAACGCGCAGCTTGTGCTGATTGCTAAATCAATCGAGGCAGGATTCAAACAGCTCATTGCTGTGAGTGATGTCAAGGCAAAGCTTGGAAGTAATCTTGTAGAGACGAAAAACTTCCAGTCTGCCCTTGCGAAAAGCTCACCCATTCTCCCGCAGCTCACACCGCTTTATAATATCAACAATAGTTACGCGCAATTTCTTATCACGGGAATTTTACCCTGCTCGTTGATTATGCTTGTGATCGTGTGTGTGATAAACTCCCTAGCGCGTGATGAAAGCGATGTGGGCTTTGTCAAAGGCAAAAAAAGCCAAATCCCCGATGGTATCAGTGCGCGATTCTATATCCTTACGAAAGTCTTTGCCTACGCGGGGATCTTCTCCGTATGGTGGGTAGTAATGATGATATGCTTTAGAATCTGGGGCTTTGGCTTTCATGGTAATTATTTTGTGCTTTATTTGGGCGCATTACTCACGATATTAGGATACAGCGGGGTAGGAGTCTTTGCCTATGCTCTTTTAAGGGATCATACGCGGGCTTTGGCAGTGGCAGCGATTTATTGCGCGCCGAGCTTTGCCTTTACGGGGCTTACCTTTCCTGTCAATTCTATGGGGAATTTCGCGACTTTTTGGCATACGATCTTGCCTGTGAGCCATTATCTCAAGCTCTATGTGCAAGTGGCAAATTATGATGTGGGTTTCTTTACCGCGTTTCAAACGATGCTTGAAATCGCGCCATTTGTGTTATTTTTAGGCTTTGGGATTCTCATATATCGCAAGCGGGAGCATATATAGGCTAAATCTCAAAATCCGTGTTAATGCTGAATTTGACAGATTCTCTAAACGAGATTAAGCCTTAAAGCAATTTAAAAGTAGAAGTATCAGAAAGTATAATTATAACCGATTGACATGATATAAGCGCGTAACCCTGCAGTGCCTGCTCCGCCCTGTTGTGATGGCACATTAATCTCATAGTCATAGCTGATAAGCGGGATCTTTACTCCGTATAGAATCTGATGGGCATTGTTAAAATTCCAAGTCAGCCCAACATTTAGAGGCACAGCAAGTCCGCCTTTATTCAAGTCTCCAAAAGTTGTCTTTTGTCCTGTCGTGGTAATCGTCCAAGAAGGCTTGAATCTTTGATAGCCTGCACCGATGCCGACATACGCACCAAAAGAGCGTGTAAAGTGAAACCACAAATCCACATTTGCAGTGATTAATTGCTGCACAATATCTGTATCAGTCTCTGTAATGTTAGGATTTACACTACTTTCTTTCAATCCATAGCTTTGGCTGTAATTATAAGAGAGATAATAGCGTAAGCCCCATTTTTCATTCATCGCCTTTTTGTAACCTAAATCTACACCATTTACCCAGCCAATACCCTTTTGAGACAAAGCATCTTGCATCGTTTCAAACGCACCGCTATAAGTTGGCTGTGTGAGTGATACACCTGCATTGATTCCGATAAATACACCGCTGCTTTGTGCGCTTGCCACGCCCAATAAGCTCACACTTAAAGCAACTGAAGCGACAATCTTTTTCCCCATATATAATCCTTAAAGTTAAATTAATCATTACAAGATTGCAAAGATGCTAGAAGCATAACACCATAATCAAAAAAAAAAAAAAACGATTTTTTATTAAAATTTGCATTTTGTTGTTACAAATCCTTACACAAATATACCATTTTGACGATTCATTTTACCACATTGACCAAAAACACATTAAAAGTATTTTGGCAGATTATGCTATAATACCTATTGGCTTATTTCTGCTCACAAGGGTGTTCTATGGTTTTTAGCTCTTACGGGTTTATTTTTGGCTTTTTGCCTATAATGTTGTTTTGTTTTTATATTTTGCGCCATTTTAAGCAAGATTTTTTAGCAAAGCTCTCTTTGATATTGGGTAGCTTTATTTTTTATGGGTTTTGGAATCTTGCCTATCTCCCCCTTTTGTTTGGAAGTATTCTTGTCAATTTTTGGATTGGCAATGCGATTTTATACTCTCATATCAAGCTTGGCTTGATGAAAAACTTGCGAAGTATTGCGGGGGGGGGGGCAAAGTAATTCTTTAGAATCTCATTCCGATTTTTCTGCCTTTCATCATCGCAAAATCCTATTTTCTCCCGCATTCTTTTTGATTCTTGGCATCATTTTCAATCTTGCCTTGCTTGGATTCTTTAAATACACTGATTTTTTCTTAGAAAATCTCAATACTCTCTCTAAATTTCTAGCTTTAGACCTTAACATTCCCTTGCCTCATATCCTTTTGCCCCTTGCCATTTCATTTTTTACTTTCCAACAGATTGCTTTTTTGGTGGATTGTTATAAGAGTATTGATGTGCAGGATTTGGAGGAAGAGGAGGCAATAGAATCTGTAAATGTAAGCGGTAATGACAAAAACAATAATGCAGAATCTAACAAGATTAGTCAAATTAACTTTTTGGATTATTGTCTTTTTGTCAGTTTCTTCCCCCAACTCATCGCTGGTCCTATTGTGCATCATAAAGAAATGATGCCCCAATTTAAAATGCTTTTTGCAAAAAGCTTAGATTCTAAAGTCTGGGAGCATTGCGCTAAGGGGCTTTTTATCTTCTCTATTGGGCTATTCAAAAAAGTCTTTATCGCCGATAGCTTTGCCAAATGGGCAAATGCAGGATTTAAAGTCGTAGAAGAGGGCGGGATTCTCAATATCGCTGAATCGTGGGCGACTTCTCTAAGCTACACTTTCCAAATCTATTTTGACTTTAGCGGGTATTGTGATATGGCAATCGGGCTTGGGTTATTCTTTGGGATTGTCTTGCCAATAAATTTTAATTCCCCCTACAAGTCGTTAAATATCGCGGATTTTTGGCGGCGGTGGCATATCACGCTCGGGAGATTCTTAAAAGATTATCTTTATATTCCTTTAGGTGGCAATAAACGAGGTAAGATTCTCACATTGCGGAATCTTTTCATCGTGGCATTTTTAAGTGGTATCTGGCATGGGGCTGGGTTTGGGTTTATCATTTGGGGAGCATTGCATGGAGTCGCATTGTGCGTGCATAGAATCTACACTTGGGTGTGTAAAGAATGGGTAGAATCCCTAAAAGGCTTACCTAAAAAGATTTATTCTATATTCTGTTGGATTCTGACTTTTAATTTTATCAATATCACTTGGATATTTTTCCGCGCTGAAAATCTACAAGGCGCACTCAATCTGCTCAAAGGAATGTTTGGGATTGTGTGGGTGGAGATGCCTGATAAAATACGCGCTCCAAAGATATTAGAACAGATTGCGGGGAGAAACGATACTTTGATTTATCTGATTTTAGCCTTTATCGTGGTGCTGTGCTTTAATAACTCTATCCAAAAACTAGAGACATTCAAGCCGACTTATTACAATGCGTTTATAGCAGAAATATTACTCCTTGTATCCCTCATCACCCTTATGACAACACCTTATACAGAATTTATCTATTTTAATTTTTAGGGGAAAATATGTGGATTCTTAAGCTGCACAACACAAAATTATCACAAAATATCGGTGCAAAAAGGTTTATAATGCTCACATTATTAATCCCTATAAGTATTGCAATAATCCTTAGTTTAGGGAATCTCCTTATCGATCCTTATTTCTTATGGGGTATTTCGCATCGGTATAATTATCTCTACGAGTCCCTTGATGAGAGAATAGAAAAGGTCAATAGAATCTATTACAACGAGAGAAAATCTTATGATTCTATCTTGCTTGGTAGCTCTCGGGCGACTTATGTCAATCAAAATGATTTTGCAAATCATCGCCTTTTTAATTTTGGGGTTAGCTCAATGATGCCTTTTGAATATGATTATTATTTAAATCTTTTAGAGCAAAAAGGACATTCTCTAAAGACAATCTATCTGCAAATTGATTTCTTTGGGAGCAATACGATTATGACAGATGATGGCAACACCTACACAAAGGAAAAGCTAGAAAAAGTCGTTTTTGCGCCTTTAGAAAATCACCTTCACAGAATCTCTAAATTACTTACTTACAATAAACAACTGATAAGAATCCCGCTTGATAATGTCAAAAAAGCCTTTACACAAGCCTACTATACGCGAGATAATATCAAATATCACCCTAAAGTCAGCGAAGAGCAAAGAATCGAAGCATTCAATTATCACCTCAAACGGCACACTTTGCTTTTTATGGGAGACAAATATGCTTTTGATAAGGGAAAGGAATTAAAAAATATCCTATTGCAAGTCAAAGCCCGCCACCCAAACGCATCTTTTGTCATTTATACTTCCCCTGTAAGTGCGCCTTTATTTGCCTCTGAAATCAACTTTGCCAAAAGATGGGAGGAATACAAACAATGGCTAAGAATCCATTTAGAAGTCTTTGGTAGCCTCTATCAGTTTGGAGGATTCAATGAAATCACACAGAATCTCCAAAACTACAAAGACGATGACCATTTTTACCCCTATGTCGGCAAACTCATCGCCCAAACGCTAACCAAGCAAGATTTCACACCCATTAAAGACTTTGGAATCTATCTGACTTTGGATAATGTGGAAGAATATTTTGCTAAGTTAGAAAAGCAATTAAAGGATTATGATATGAGTGAGATTATAGAGATTATGAATGATGAGAGGCTTAAAGTCTTTTAGGTTAAGAATCTAGATTCTTAAAACAGATTCTCTACCTGCAAACTAAAGTGGATACTTTAGGATTTATCGTGTGAAAATGCAAAGAATCTACTTTAATTCTGCCCAATTTTGCCCGATGCTAATCCCGCATTTGAGAGGCACTTCAAGCTTATAGATGTGATTCATAATCTGTGCGACTTCTTGTGCGTAATGCTCGGCTTTCTCACTTGGAGATTCAAAAATCAGCTCATCATGGACTTGTAAAAGCATTTTCAAATCACTTTGTGCGTATTTCTTGTGAATCTCACACATTGAAAGCTTGATCAAATCCGCCGCACTCCCTTGAAAAATCGAATTAATCCCCTCACGCAAAAAGTTTGCTTTCATAAAATCTGTAGCAGTTTTAAAGTCAAAATACCGCCGATGCCCGAGCAAAGTCTGTGAATAGCCATTTTCAAGCAAAAATTCTTTCTGCGCATTGAGATAATCCTTGATTGTAGGAAAAAGCTCAAAATAGCTCTCAATATAGTTTTTTGCCTCTTTAAGTGGGATATGCAGAGTTTCACTTAGCTTCTTACTGCCCATACCATAGATTAAGCCAAAATTAATCGACTTAGCGATGTTGCGCTTTTGTGTCGCGTTTTCCTCGCCAAAAAGCCGCGCTGCAGTCTCAAAATGTATATCTTTATCTTGCATAAAAGATTCTATCAATGAGTGGTCTTTACAAAAATGCGCCAATAGTCGCAACTCAATTTGCGAATAATCAATGCTAATCAAACGATGATTCTCCCGACTGATAAAGGCTTGTCGGATTTTGCGCCCTTCTTCTCTGCGCACAGGGATATTTTGGAGATTCGGTGATTTGGAGCTTAGACGCCCTGTCGCTGTGCCGGTTTGAAGAAATGAAGTATAAACTTTATGCTCATCATTGCTTTGTGCAAAACGCAAAATCGGCTCAATGTAGGTATTTTTAAGCTTATTCATCTCGCGATATTCAAGGATAGAGGGTATTACCGGGTGTTCATCAATAATAGCAAGGAGCGTTTTTTCATCGGTGCTTAGCCCACCTTTCACACTGCGTCCCGGCTTTAAGCCAAGCTTCTTAAAAAGCACATTAGCAAGCTGTTGGGGAGAATTTAAATTAAAATTTTCGCCACTTAGCGTGAAAATCTCATTGACAAGATTACTCAATATATCACTTGCCTTGATTTTCAGCGATTCTAAAAGCTCTGTATCGATTCTGATACCGGTAAGCTCCATATCCATAAGCACCTTGACAAAAGGATATTCGAGATTCTCTGCAAGCTCCAAAATCCCATTCCATTCACGCTTTTCAAATTCTTGCACCAAACGATGATAAAGCATAAAAGTCGCTGCGGCATCTTCACTCGCGTATTGTGTCGCATCAGCGATGCTGACTTGTGAAAAGTTTTGGTCTTTTGGGACAATCGCATCAAAGCTAATCATCGTGTGCTTAAACCACACAAGCATTTGCTTATCAAGCCCCACAGGGGAAATACTATCATAAAGCCAGCTTAATATCATACTATCATAGATAGGCTGCTCACAGCGCAAACCAAAGATTCTATAAATCAACGATAAGTCAAACTTGAGATTATGCCCGATAAGTGGGTGCGTAAAAATGCGTTGCAAAGCAAGTCTTGCCTCATCATGGCTTAGCTGATTTTCCACACCCAAATAATTATGCCCCACAGGCACATAATAAGCATTATAGCCGTCAGAAGTAAAAGAGAATCCGACAAGATTTGCCTCTTGAATATTCAAGCTATCACTTTCACAATCAAAGCCGATTTTACTACCCTGCGGAATAGTAGTAAGAATCTCATTCAAACTTTGGGCATTGCTCACTAAATGCGCCTTAAAGCCAAATCCCTCCGAAGTATTGCTCGGCTCTTGCGCCTCTCCTATGGATTTTCTCGCACTTTTTCTTGATTGATACCGATCATAAGGGGATTGCACCTTAGAAATGATATTTTTCAAATCATATTTTTTCAGCTCATCAAGAATCTTTAGCATCGGATTCTGTGGGGGCATCAAACATTTATTCAAATCAATACGCGGGATTAAATCATCATAAAGCCTCACAAGTTTTTTGCTCAAAAACGCATTTTCCTTGCCCTCGCGTATGAGATTGGCAATACGCGCTGTGCAAAGGCTTTCTAGCTCATCTTCACGAGCATACATAGATTCAATACTGCCAAAATGTTGTATCAGCTTTTGGGCAGTCTTTGCACCAATACCTTTAATCCCCATGACATTATCACTGCTATCCCCTACCAAACTTTGATAATCAATAAAACTCTTCGGCTCTACGCCGTATTTTTGCAGACATTGTTCGTAGTGAATCTCTTTTTTGCCTATGGGGTCAAAAATATAAGTATTGTCATCAATAAGCTGATAAAGGTCTTTGTCATGGCTAATGATACGCACAGCGATATTTTGAGCATTTGCAGTCTTATTGATTGATGCGATAATATCATCGGCTTCATACCCCTCGATACTTAGATTCAAAAAACCCATTTTTTCAATCCATTCAATCGCAATAGGAAGCTGTATCAAAAGCTCTTGGGGAGGGGATTGACGATTTTGCTTGTAAGCATCATACAAGATTTTACGCTTATTCATACCGCCACCCTCTAGCGCAAACATTACATAAGTGCAAGAAGGATCTTTATACAACGACTGAAGCAGATTACAGAATCCCACAAGTAAGCCTGTAGGGAAGCCGTCTTGATTCTTCAATGGAGGAAGTGCATAAAAACTACGGAAGAAAAAGCCAAAAGTATCGACCACGGTTAAAGTATTCATTATCACACCTTGTGCAAAAATTCCAAAATCATAGCTCAAGCTACAATCTTTCACAAAAGAAGCATATCAAGATTATCTATACAGAATCTAAAGTTAATAAGATTTCTAAAATATAAGTAAGCGTG includes these proteins:
- a CDS encoding TatD family hydrolase, with protein sequence MIDTHCHLDSAVFKHDLESVINKAYAENVRKIIIPGADMKDLPSAQQIASSHQDIFFAAGCHPDEVEGFDKEVLESFANDQKCIAIGECGLDYYRLPTLKDYHEQGRSEQEFHQAVQDIKSRQESCFRAQIELSIKLDKPLIVHIREASNDSFKILQDYPKARGVLHCYNADQILLELKDRFYYGIGGVCTFKNARRLIEVLPLIPKERILLETDAPYLTPHPFRGQRNEPCYIPLIMAKIAEVLGQDEQSIIHQSTSNALELFKELQ
- the ribE gene encoding riboflavin synthase, which produces MFSGLVRQIAQIKNFAHHTLEVITPYPAQIGDSIAINGVCLTVVKILPQTLIMELSEHTQSTIAIQNFHKGAFVHLEPALKADQRLDGHIVQGHIDGTGEITKITHHSSQSDFWIQSTEEILSMMIPKGSVCIDGISLTITDVQDLSFKLTIIPHTLKTTLFRDYHIGRIVNIETDIITRSVVNTIKSMMREHKGNPQDSHLHWGAIDALQMSY
- a CDS encoding EscU/YscU/HrcU family type III secretion system export apparatus switch protein, which gives rise to MPHKKAVALAYDALNDNAPRVVAKGRNEIALRIIAKAQEFGVPMFANPLLVQSLLDVPLDSSIPPELYNAVVEVFVWLLKCEQSAQLSKE
- a CDS encoding ABC transporter permease gives rise to the protein MKPIKSLWRYYYQTFGGFFKKEWEGFKNDRFSFFLCTLAPILIGLFVWGVFSQSLVREMPIGIVDLDQSPLSRELAQNLDAIPAVKITKTYTSLAEAKEDLSMVRIYAVVVFPHHLQSNTKKHILTSIPIYYNAQLVLIAKSIEAGFKQLIAVSDVKAKLGSNLVETKNFQSALAKSSPILPQLTPLYNINNSYAQFLITGILPCSLIMLVIVCVINSLARDESDVGFVKGKKSQIPDGISARFYILTKVFAYAGIFSVWWVVMMICFRIWGFGFHGNYFVLYLGALLTILGYSGVGVFAYALLRDHTRALAVAAIYCAPSFAFTGLTFPVNSMGNFATFWHTILPVSHYLKLYVQVANYDVGFFTAFQTMLEIAPFVLFLGFGILIYRKREHI
- a CDS encoding outer membrane beta-barrel protein; the encoded protein is MGKKIVASVALSVSLLGVASAQSSGVFIGINAGVSLTQPTYSGAFETMQDALSQKGIGWVNGVDLGYKKAMNEKWGLRYYLSYNYSQSYGLKESSVNPNITETDTDIVQQLITANVDLWFHFTRSFGAYVGIGAGYQRFKPSWTITTTGQKTTFGDLNKGGLAVPLNVGLTWNFNNAHQILYGVKIPLISYDYEINVPSQQGGAGTAGLRAYIMSIGYNYTF
- the polA gene encoding DNA polymerase I, giving the protein MNTLTVVDTFGFFFRSFYALPPLKNQDGFPTGLLVGFCNLLQSLYKDPSCTYVMFALEGGGMNKRKILYDAYKQNRQSPPQELLIQLPIAIEWIEKMGFLNLSIEGYEADDIIASINKTANAQNIAVRIISHDKDLYQLIDDNTYIFDPIGKKEIHYEQCLQKYGVEPKSFIDYQSLVGDSSDNVMGIKGIGAKTAQKLIQHFGSIESMYAREDELESLCTARIANLIREGKENAFLSKKLVRLYDDLIPRIDLNKCLMPPQNPMLKILDELKKYDLKNIISKVQSPYDRYQSRKSARKSIGEAQEPSNTSEGFGFKAHLVSNAQSLNEILTTIPQGSKIGFDCESDSLNIQEANLVGFSFTSDGYNAYYVPVGHNYLGVENQLSHDEARLALQRIFTHPLIGHNLKFDLSLIYRIFGLRCEQPIYDSMILSWLYDSISPVGLDKQMLVWFKHTMISFDAIVPKDQNFSQVSIADATQYASEDAAATFMLYHRLVQEFEKREWNGILELAENLEYPFVKVLMDMELTGIRIDTELLESLKIKASDILSNLVNEIFTLSGENFNLNSPQQLANVLFKKLGLKPGRSVKGGLSTDEKTLLAIIDEHPVIPSILEYREMNKLKNTYIEPILRFAQSNDEHKVYTSFLQTGTATGRLSSKSPNLQNIPVRREEGRKIRQAFISRENHRLISIDYSQIELRLLAHFCKDHSLIESFMQDKDIHFETAARLFGEENATQKRNIAKSINFGLIYGMGSKKLSETLHIPLKEAKNYIESYFELFPTIKDYLNAQKEFLLENGYSQTLLGHRRYFDFKTATDFMKANFLREGINSIFQGSAADLIKLSMCEIHKKYAQSDLKMLLQVHDELIFESPSEKAEHYAQEVAQIMNHIYKLEVPLKCGISIGQNWAELK